In Salinibaculum sp. SYNS191, the genomic window TGACGCTCGTCGGGGAGCGGGTCACCCTCGCCGCCGACCCGACCGTCCACCTGCTCGGCGCGTTCTTCGTCGAACTCGCGACCATCTGGCTGGCGCTGGCCGTGTACACCCGTCTCCGGGGGTGGCGTGTGCGCGGGCTGGTCCATCCGCGGGCGGCCCTCGGTGCCGCCTACGCCGGGGCGGTCTTCGCCATCCCCGCGCCGACGCTCCAGGTGTCCTGGCCGTTCGTCTTCAGCGTCCTCGGCGTGGGCGTGGTCGGAGTGCCGACCGAACTCGACCGCAGCCGGCGGACCCGCTGGCAGACGGTCGCGACGGCGCTGACGGCCGTCACGCTGGCCGGGCTGGCCTACACCGCGGCGTACCTGGTCGTCTGACGCCGGTGCCCAACACCTTTTCACCGACTCGGCGGAAAAGGAGAGTATGGCTGAGGTAGACGTGGGGGCATTGCTCAGGGACGCGCGACTCAACGCCGCGCTCGCCTGGGTGGTCACGGCCGTCGTGGTAGTCACGGCCATCGGGAGCTTCCTGACCGGGGACCTCCTCTGGACCGTCTTCGCAGGAGCGATCGCGGCACTCATACTCGTGCCGCCGGTCGCCTTCCGCTCGCCCCGGACGATGCTCCCGTGGGAGATTCTCACGCTGGCCGCGTTGCCGGTCCTCGGCGGGACGCTCGCCACGTTCCAGACGAGTAGCCAGATCGCTGCCTACCTCTCGGTTGCTGCCCTCGCGCTGGTGGTCGTCGTCGAGTTGCACACCTTCACGAGCGTCCGGATGACGCCCGGGTTCGCCGTCGCGTTCGTCGCCATCACGACGATGGCCGTCGCCGGGGTCTGGGCGGCCGCCCGCTGGTCGTCCGACATCCTGTTCGGGACCGTCTTCCTCGACGCGCTCGGTCCGACGGAGGCGGCCATCGAGCGGGCGATTATGCTGGAGTTCGTCGCCTCGACCATCGCCGGGGTCGTCGCGGGCCTGGTCTTCGAGTTCTACGTCCGCCGGCGGGCACGTATCGACTCCCGCGTCCCCGAGATGGTCGAACCGGAGGGGGACCGATGAGGGTGCGCGAGCGATTGCGAATCAGCGAGCGTCGCCAGAGGCAGGCCTCCTACGTCATGGAGGTGGCGATGGTCGGCATCCTCTTCGCCGGGCTCGAACGCGGGAGCACGACCGTCGTCGTCAACGCGCTGGTCGGCCTCGTCGTGACCCAGATTCCCCCGATTCTCGAACGCGACTACGACATCCCGATGGACCCCGCGCTGACGCTGTGGATAACCGCCGCCGTCTTCTTCCACGCACTCGGCGTGCTCGGACTGCCCGGGAGCGAGCAGAACTTCTACGGGTCCATCCCGTGGTGGGACCACTTCACGCACGCGCTGTCGTCGTCTGTCGTCGCCGCGGCCGGCTACGCCACCGCGCGGGCACTCGACGAACACTCCGAGGACATCTACCTCCCCCCGAAGTTCATGTTCGTCTACATCCTGCTGTTCGTGCTGGCCTTCGGCGTCCTCTGGGAGGTCATCGAGTTCACGCTCGGCGAGGCCGCCCGGGCGCTGGGCAACGAGGCGCTGTTGACCCAGTACGGCCTGGAGGACTCGATGCTGGACCTGGTCTTCGACACTGTCGGCGCTGTCATCGTCGCCATCTGGGGCACGGCCCACCTCACCGACGTGTCCGGCTACATCGCCGACCAGCTCGACGCCCGGCGGGCGGATTGAGTCGACAGGGGACACTTTATTCCCCTCCGGTGTCAAGCGCCGGCAGATGGTCCTCCAGACGGTCACGACACTGGGTGCGGGCGTCGTCTTCGGGCTCGCGCTGGCCGCGCCACCGGGGCCGATGAACGCCATCATCGCCGAGGAGAGCGTCCTGCGCGGGTGGAGCGCCGGCTTCCGGGCCGGCCTCGGCGCGATGACCGCCGACTTCTGTTTCTTCCTGCTGTCGCTGGCGGGGCTGGTCGCCCTCGTCGACCGCCGCCCGCTGCTCCGGGCGGTGATGGTCGGTATCGGCGGCCTGTTGATGCTGTACTTCGCCTACGGGGCCGCTCGCGGCGTCCGGGAGACGCTGTCGCCCGAACCCGGCACCGACGGGGAGAGCAACGGCTTCCGGAAGGCGTTCGTGCTGGCGCTGACAAACCCCTACCAGATTCTGTTCTGGCTGACGGTCGGGGTCGGCCTCCTGAAGCCGGGGACTCACGACCTGCTCGCGGAGACGCCGTACGTCGGCGACCAGCTGGCGGGGACGCTCGTCGTCCAGACGGGAAGTGTGGCGCTACTCCTGGGGCTGTTCGGCGGCATCGTCGTCTGGATTGTCGGCTTCCCGGCGACGCTCGTGGCGGCCCGCCGGCGGGTCGACAGTCTCGCGCCGCTGGTCGCGGGCGGGAGCGCCGTCGTCCTGGTCGGGTTCGGCGTCGCCTTCCTGTGGGACGCGCTCTCGACCCTGCTGTGACTACTCCTCGACGTCGATGCCGGCGACCTCGGCGTCGAGCCACTCGCGGAACCACTTGACGCGCTTGAGTCGCTGGTGGGCGACGTCGCGGGCCGTCTCGCTGACGACGCGCTGCTTGGCGTCGACGCCCCGTTCGAGCACCCGGCCGACCATCTCGGCGGCGTCCATGTGGGTGCGGGACTCGTAGCCCATCCGGAGGAGCATCAGCGCCGCTCCGTTCGCACCGACCTTGTCGAGGATGTCCGCCTCGATGAGACAGCGGGTCTCCAGCGGCAGGTCCGTCAGGTCGCCCTGGTAGGAGTGGTCGGTGACCGCGGCACAGACCTGGTCGACGAACGACGCGGGGTAGTCGCAGTGGGTCTCCAGGTACTCGCGGGCGATGCGGGCGCCCTCCTCGGCGTGGACGTCCTGGTCGACTTCCAGCTTGGCGATGTCGTGGAACAGCGCCGCGACGCGGGTGACGTCGACGTTCGCGCCCTCCTCGCGGGCGATGTCGGTCGCGAGGTCGACGACGTTGCGGATGTGGTTGAAGCGGTACTCTGCGGAGTGCCAGGGGTACCACCGCATCCGGCCGCCCTCGTCCTCGTTCTCGACGCTGGCGGCGAGGTAGTCGTGAACGAACTCCTCCATCGCGGCGTAGTCCTCGGCCGAGACTGGCGACTCCCGTATCTCAACACCCACGGCACCACCTCCGTAAGAACTGCGTGTTGTCCATCTTACGCACATAAAGGTATGTTCGACTCTTTAGCGTTACGACAATCGTCAGAGACGTCTGCGACTGCCTGACTGGGATATCGGTAGGTGGACGCGGCGGCGGACAGCCGGCGCGTCACAGGACACTGACATGCCTCCGAGCGTGACTCGGAATGGACTGAACTGTGGTTCGGACGTTGCTGCGTTCGGTCGAGGCGATACGGCCGGTGGTCGAGAGTTTCTGTGAGTTTGCTTCGTTATGTCGCAATTACCCGTACACTCGGGTAGTATATAATATTTTTTCCGAACGCACATATTGCAAACGCGGGTATATGTGACAGTCTGCTCTCGATAACCTGTCGTCCCCGGAGGAGTGCCGACGGGCCGACGTGTCGGCGAGCCAGCAGTGGTGTGGCTTTATGCCGACCCAGACTGAACGGGTGGATATGGAAGTCAGAGAAGCCAAACCCAACGACAGGCCCGCGATTCGAGACGTCGCCCGTCGCTCTCTGCAGGCGTCGTACTCGCTGGACCCGAAGGCCATCATCGGCGCAATCGAGGAGTGGTACGACGAGAACCGGCTCCGGAATCTGATGGAAGACGACAACAAGGTCCTGCTGGTCGCCATCGTCGACGACCAGGTCGTCGGCTTCTCCGACAGCGAAGTGACCGGCGAGAACACCGCCGAGATACTCTGGCTGCACATCGACCCCGACTACCGCGGCGAGGACATCGGCATCCAGCTCTACAAGGCGACGCAGAACCACCTCGCCACCCTCGGCACGTCGAACCTCCGCGGGCGCGTCCTCGCGGACAACCCCGGCGGCAACGCCTTCTACGAGAACCGCGGCCTCGTGAAAGTCGGCGAGGAGGAGGTCACCATCGACGGGACCCCCTACGTCGAGAACGTCTACGCACAGGTCGAGGCAGAGCAGATGGAGGAGGTCCAACTCGACGACGGAACGACCGTCTACGTCGACCACGGGAACGAGGAGACCGGGTCGATAGCGCCGTTCCACGTGGTCTACACCGACCGCAACGGCGAGGACATCTTCGGCTACTGGTGCAGCAAGTGCGAGTCGCTCGCGAACGCGATGGACGCGATGGGCCGCATCCAGTGCGACGAGTGTGGCAACGCCCGCAAACCGACCCGCTGGGACGCCGCCTACCTGTAGGTCGGGTCGTCGACCACGTCCGAAAACGAGATATCTTCCTCTTCGAGCTGGTCTTTGACGTCCTGCTGGAACGACTCCAGTTCCTGCTGGTTCTCGGCGATGCCCGTCGTCACCAGCAGCCGTATCGCCCGGCTGACGCTCAGGTCGAGTTCGATGACTCGCTCGGCCGGCACGAACGTGAAGTGACCCTGCGTCGGGTTCGGACTGTTGGGCAGGTAGACGTTGTACGTCTGTGTCGACAGCGCCTGTGTTACGGCCGCCGGACTCTCCGATGTGACGAAGCCGAGAACGTACAGCCCGTCCCGCGGGTACTCCACCAGCGCGACGCTCTCGTAGCGTGACTCCTGGGTGACGAGCGCATCGGAGACCTGCCGGACGCTGCTGTAGATGACGCTCACCATCGGGATGAGTCCGACGAGGCGGTCGAAGACGTCGAAGGCGTACGCACCCAGACTGCGCTGGGCGAGATAGCCGAGCGCGGCGATGATTCCGAAGAGGATGAGCAGTGCACCGAGTTCCGCGATGATTTCGACTCTCCCGGCGATCTCGACGAGTCCCGTCTGCTCGATAATCGGGTTCAGGAACCCGCGCAACCAGCCAAAGATGAGCCGGATAGCGACCACGGTGACCACGAGCGGCGCGACCAGCGCCAGGCCCGCGACGAAGCTCTTCTTCAGCGTGTCGGTCAGCCCCATACGTGAGGCAGCGAACGGGCACGCAAAAGCGTAGCGGGCGACCTATCCGGTCGGCGTCGGTTCGCCGGCGAAGCGACGCTCGTACCACGCCGGCGCGGTGACGGTCGTCGCGTCCAGGCGAGCGTACGTCACCTCGTCGGTCTTCCTGTACCGCCGCTCGTTCTCGACGATATCGTACGAGGCCCTCAGGTTGTAGACGAGCCCGTCGGTGCCGACCTCGGCAGTGACGGTGTAGTTCTCGACCCCGTCGAGCGACCGGGAGGCGGGCTGGCCGGTCCCGACGAGCCGGTACAGCGTCCGCCCGTCGCGCTCGACGGTCCCGGTCATCTCCGTCGTCGGCGTTGACAGGTACTTCGTGACGAGTTCGAGCGACAGCCGCGGCGGCGTCGGCACGGTCCCCCGCTCCTGTTCCGACGGCGAGAGCTGTCTGTAGGACGGCTCCCCGCGGTTTGCGACCTTCACGTAGGAGTTGGTGCCGTCGTGGTACAGCGTCCCCAGCCGCGTCCGATTGTCCCGCGGCCCCTCGGAGACGGCCACCGTGTACTCCTCGCCGTTGCTCCGCAGGTCGAAGTCCAGTGTCGTGAGCCGCCACCCGTCGTCGTAGGTGGGTTCCTCCCTGTCGACCCATATCGTCAGCGGCCGGTCGGCCGCCGCCCGGCGGTGCGCCGCCGCGAGGACGTCCAGGTCCTCGATGCCCTCGCTCGTGATACCCGGCGGGAGACGCGCCTCCCACGGCGTCCTGGTGACGTCGTCCGCCGCGGGCGCACCCGAACCCGGTGGCGCAGCGACGTCGCTGCCACCCGGCATCCCGACGGCGACAGCCCCGACGACGGCGACCACCGCGACGAGAGCCAGCGCGGCGACGGCGGGACTCGGGCCGCTGGAGAGGTGGTGACGGACGCGCATCCCCAGCGGCGGCCGGAGGTCCGCGGGCGGCGCTCCCAGGTGGCGCTCGCACAGTTCGCGCGCGACCGACCGGTCGACGGCGTACCACAGCCGCTCCGTGAGGTCGGCGGCATCGAGCACCCGGACGCCCTCCGGGGCCGTGCCGCTGCCGTCCAGCGATACCAGCACGTCCGCCTCGGCAGCGTCTCCCCGGCGGCCCCCGACGCGGATAGCGAGTGTCTCCCCGCTGCGGGTCGCCGTGACGACAGTTCCCTCGCGGACCGCGTCGTAGCCCCGTTCCGCCCATAGGTCGGCGACCAGCGCGGCGCAGGCCCCGGGGTCCAGGCGGCGGAGGTGTGCCTCGACCACGGCTCGCTCGTCGTCGGTGGCCGTCGGCGTCATCTGCTCGCCTCTAACGGCCCGCGGACGGTAAACAGTCCGGGTGGACCCGCTCTCGGCCCACGTCTCACTCCCCCAGTTCGTTCTCGTCATCGGTCCAGCATCCCTTCGAACAGGGAGATGCCGGCCTGCGGGTGCCGGCCGCTTTCTCGGTAAGAGAGTCGTTCTCGTGCGCGTCGTGGACTCTGTCCCCAGACCTGATGCTGCCGTCAAAAGTATACGATTAGTTGATAATAGTCCCGGGCGGATTCGAACCGCCGTCAGTGGCTTGCTTCCGTGTGGGAGCGTACCGGACACGTCCAAAGGCCACTATGATTGGCCGCTACACCACGGGACTCTGCTCCAGAATTTGAAACCGCTCCTTAAAGCCGTTACGTCACGCTCAGATGAGGTCCTGGTCCTCGAGTTCCGCCAGCACGTCGTCGACGAAGGACTCCACGTCGTCGTAGGGGAACTCCC contains:
- a CDS encoding HD domain-containing protein, yielding MGVEIRESPVSAEDYAAMEEFVHDYLAASVENEDEGGRMRWYPWHSAEYRFNHIRNVVDLATDIAREEGANVDVTRVAALFHDIAKLEVDQDVHAEEGARIAREYLETHCDYPASFVDQVCAAVTDHSYQGDLTDLPLETRCLIEADILDKVGANGAALMLLRMGYESRTHMDAAEMVGRVLERGVDAKQRVVSETARDVAHQRLKRVKWFREWLDAEVAGIDVEE
- a CDS encoding DUF502 domain-containing protein, whose protein sequence is MGLTDTLKKSFVAGLALVAPLVVTVVAIRLIFGWLRGFLNPIIEQTGLVEIAGRVEIIAELGALLILFGIIAALGYLAQRSLGAYAFDVFDRLVGLIPMVSVIYSSVRQVSDALVTQESRYESVALVEYPRDGLYVLGFVTSESPAAVTQALSTQTYNVYLPNSPNPTQGHFTFVPAERVIELDLSVSRAIRLLVTTGIAENQQELESFQQDVKDQLEEEDISFSDVVDDPTYR
- a CDS encoding LysE family translocator, which produces MVLQTVTTLGAGVVFGLALAAPPGPMNAIIAEESVLRGWSAGFRAGLGAMTADFCFFLLSLAGLVALVDRRPLLRAVMVGIGGLLMLYFAYGAARGVRETLSPEPGTDGESNGFRKAFVLALTNPYQILFWLTVGVGLLKPGTHDLLAETPYVGDQLAGTLVVQTGSVALLLGLFGGIVVWIVGFPATLVAARRRVDSLAPLVAGGSAVVLVGFGVAFLWDALSTLL
- a CDS encoding GNAT family N-acetyltransferase encodes the protein MEVREAKPNDRPAIRDVARRSLQASYSLDPKAIIGAIEEWYDENRLRNLMEDDNKVLLVAIVDDQVVGFSDSEVTGENTAEILWLHIDPDYRGEDIGIQLYKATQNHLATLGTSNLRGRVLADNPGGNAFYENRGLVKVGEEEVTIDGTPYVENVYAQVEAEQMEEVQLDDGTTVYVDHGNEETGSIAPFHVVYTDRNGEDIFGYWCSKCESLANAMDAMGRIQCDECGNARKPTRWDAAYL